The following is a genomic window from Geoalkalibacter halelectricus.
TGGCCGGCGCCATGTTTCGCGCAGGGCAACCCCTGTTCGCCCTGGAGGATGTCGATTACCGCCTGGGTGTCGAGCGGGCCCGGGCCGCCTTGATTCGCGCCGAACTCGACTTGCAGACCGTGGAGGGCCAGGCGCGCGTGGCGCGGGATGAATGGCGGCGCCTGGATCTGCCCGGAGATGAGGAACCCAACCCCTTGGTATTGTTCGAGCCGCAACTGGCCAACGCGCGCGCCGCCCTCGCCGCGGCACGGGCGCAACTGGAGCAGGCGCGGTTGGATCTGGCGCGCACCCGCCTGAGCGCCCCGTTCAACGCCCTGGTGCGCAGCGCCCAGGTCGAGCGCGGCCAATACCTGCGCGCCGGAAATCCGGTGGTCAACCTGATCGGCACCGATCGGGCCGAAATCCTGGTGCCCCTGACCCTGGACGACCTGCGCCACCTGCGGGTGCCGCGCCCCGGCTCCGACCAGACAGGCGCTTCCGCGGCCATCCACCTGCATCTGGGCGAGGAACGCTTTACCTGGCAGGGCCGGGTGGTGCGTTCCCTGGGCGAGGTCGATGCGCGCGGGCGCATGGCGCGCGTGGTGGTTGCCGTCGAGGATCCCTTCAACCTCAAGAGCACCTGGCCAAGCGACCATCCCGCCTTGGACATGGGCCTGTTCGTTCAGGTCGAACTCGAAGGCGCGACCCTGCCCCAGGTGGTGAGCATTCCGCGCGCCGCCCTGCGGGAAAACGAGCAGGTCTGGCTGGTGACGGAGGATGAGCGGCTGCACATCAGAACGGTGGAGGTCCTGCGCCGCGAACAGCAAACTCTCATCATCGGCGCGGGCCTCGAAGGTGGCGAGCGGCTGGTGGTGACCCATCTGATGGGCGCGGCCGAAGGCATGAAGCTGCGCCCCCGCGCCGCCGGGGACAGGCTGCCATGACCGGGCCGCTGCGCTGGATGGCCCGCAACCACGTGGCCGCCAATCTGCTGATGATGGTGTTTCTGGTCGGCGGCTTCATCATGGCCGGGGCCATCAAGCAGGAGATCTTTCCCGAGGTGTCCCTTGATACCATTCAGGTCGCCGTCGCCTACCCGGGGGCCGGGCCCGAGGAAATCGAGGACGGCATCCTGTTGCAGATCGAAGATGTCCTGAGCGAAGTCGACGGAATCCGTGAGATCCGCGCCCTGGCCGCCGAGGGGTTGGGGGTGGTCAACGCGGTGCTGCGCACCGGCGAGAACGCCGACCTCATCCTGCAGGACATCAAAAGCGCCGTCGATCGCATCATCACCTTCCCCGAGGACGCCGAGCGCCCGGTCATCACCAAGCTGCTCAACCGCCGCGAGGTGGTGTCGGTGGTGGTTTACGGCGAGATCTCCGACCGCGGCCTGCGCGAGCGCGCCGAGCTTATCCGCGACGAATTGCTCGAATTTGAACAGATCACCCAGGCGGAACTCGGCGGAGTGCGCCCCTATGAGATCTCCATCGAGATCAGCGAGGAAAACCTGCGCCGCTACGGCCTGACCCTCGACCAGGTGGCCCAGCGCATCCGGCGCGCCTCCCTGGACCTGCCGGGTGGGGCGGTCAAGACCGAAGGCGGCGAGATTCTGCTGCGCACCATGGAGCGGCGCTATTTCGGCCCGGGCTATGCCGACATCCGCGTATTGACCGACACCGACGGCACCCAGGTGCGACTCGGCGACCTCGCCGAGGTGCGCGACGAGTTTCGCGAAACCGACACCTATGCCCGCTTCGACGACCAGCCGGCCGCCATGATCAAGGTCTACCGGGTCGGCGACCAGAAGCCGACGGAGATTTCCGAAATCGTCAAGGCCTACGTGGAGGACAAGCGCCAAGAGCTGCCGCCGTCGGTGAGCCTGGGCATCTGGAACGACACCTCGGAGCTGCTGGAGAGCCGCATGAGCCTGCTGATCAAGAACGCCCTGATCGGTCTGGTGCTGGTCTTCATCATCCTCGGCCTGTTCCTGGAAATCCGCCTGGCGCTCTGGGTCATGCTCGGCATCCCCATTTCCTTTCTCGGCGCCATGCTCTTCATGCCCGCCATGGATGTCTCCATCAACATGATCTCGCTGTTCGCCTTCATCATGGCCCTGGGGATCGTGGTCGATGACGCCATCGTGGTCGGCGAGAACGTCTTCGATCACCGCCAGCGCGGCAAACCCTACCTGCAGGCCGCCATGGACGGGGTCGTGGAAGTGGGCCGGCCGGTGGTGTTTTCGGTGCTGACCACCATCACCGCCTTTTTGCCCCTGGTGTTCGTCAGCGGCATGATGGGCAAGTTCATCGGCGTCATCCCGCTGGTAGTGATTTCCATCCTGGTGGTGTCCCTCATCGAGGTGTTGTTCGTGCTGCCCGCGCACCTCTCCCTGGGCGGGCCGCGCAACGCTCCCGGCGGTGTGCTCGGCACCATCGATCGCACGCGCCGCGGCTTCGGGCGAGCCCTGGATCGTTTCATCACCGGCCCCTATCGGCACGGCCTCAAGCTGTGCCTGCGGTTTCGCTACGCCACCGTGGCCGCGGCCCTGGCCGTTCTGCTGCTCTGCGTCGGCCTGGTCGGCGGCGGCTATGTGCGGTTTTTGTTCATGCCGGTGGTCGACGGCGATGTGGTCCTGGTCGACCTGGAGATGCCGCCGGGCACTCCGGTCGAAATCACCCGCGAAGTGCAGGAGCGCATCGTCACCGAGGCCTACGCGGTGGTGGACGAATTCGACGCCAAGCGCCCCGGCGAGGCGTCCATCCTGCGCAACATCTACGCCCTGATCGGCGCCACCATGGATCAGGGCGGCCCCAATCCCGGCGACACGGCGAGCGGCGCGCATCTGGCCAACATCGCCCTGTTCCTCCAGCCCAGCGAGGAGCGCAACCTGCCGGCCACCGAGGTCGCCCAGCGCTGGCGCCAGCGGGTCGGTGAAGTGCCCGGGGTGCGCAACCTGACCTTCAAATCCAACCTGGTCATGCTCGGCGCCAACATCGATATCCAACTCGCCCATGAGGATTTTGACGTCCTGCAGACCGCCGCGGCACGCCTCAAGGACGCCCTGGCCGCCTACCCCGGCGTCAGCGACATCGCCGACACCTATGCGCCGGGCAAGCGCGAACTCAAATTGCGCCTCACGCCCGAGGCTCTCACCCTGGGATTGACCGAGGAGGATCTGGGCCGCCAGGTGCGCGCCGCCTTTCACGGGTCCGAGGCGCTGCGCCTGCAACGCGGCCGCAACGAGGTGCGCGTCATGGTACGCTACCCCGAG
Proteins encoded in this region:
- a CDS encoding efflux RND transporter periplasmic adaptor subunit; its protein translation is MSRSSILFKILLPLLIIALGAAGMAALILSRQPPPQQPPEVAGALVEYLEVQRADQPVRVHATGTVQPRHEATLTPQVSGLVVEIDPQLVAGAMFRAGQPLFALEDVDYRLGVERARAALIRAELDLQTVEGQARVARDEWRRLDLPGDEEPNPLVLFEPQLANARAALAAARAQLEQARLDLARTRLSAPFNALVRSAQVERGQYLRAGNPVVNLIGTDRAEILVPLTLDDLRHLRVPRPGSDQTGASAAIHLHLGEERFTWQGRVVRSLGEVDARGRMARVVVAVEDPFNLKSTWPSDHPALDMGLFVQVELEGATLPQVVSIPRAALRENEQVWLVTEDERLHIRTVEVLRREQQTLIIGAGLEGGERLVVTHLMGAAEGMKLRPRAAGDRLP
- a CDS encoding efflux RND transporter permease subunit; the protein is MTGPLRWMARNHVAANLLMMVFLVGGFIMAGAIKQEIFPEVSLDTIQVAVAYPGAGPEEIEDGILLQIEDVLSEVDGIREIRALAAEGLGVVNAVLRTGENADLILQDIKSAVDRIITFPEDAERPVITKLLNRREVVSVVVYGEISDRGLRERAELIRDELLEFEQITQAELGGVRPYEISIEISEENLRRYGLTLDQVAQRIRRASLDLPGGAVKTEGGEILLRTMERRYFGPGYADIRVLTDTDGTQVRLGDLAEVRDEFRETDTYARFDDQPAAMIKVYRVGDQKPTEISEIVKAYVEDKRQELPPSVSLGIWNDTSELLESRMSLLIKNALIGLVLVFIILGLFLEIRLALWVMLGIPISFLGAMLFMPAMDVSINMISLFAFIMALGIVVDDAIVVGENVFDHRQRGKPYLQAAMDGVVEVGRPVVFSVLTTITAFLPLVFVSGMMGKFIGVIPLVVISILVVSLIEVLFVLPAHLSLGGPRNAPGGVLGTIDRTRRGFGRALDRFITGPYRHGLKLCLRFRYATVAAALAVLLLCVGLVGGGYVRFLFMPVVDGDVVLVDLEMPPGTPVEITREVQERIVTEAYAVVDEFDAKRPGEASILRNIYALIGATMDQGGPNPGDTASGAHLANIALFLQPSEERNLPATEVAQRWRQRVGEVPGVRNLTFKSNLVMLGANIDIQLAHEDFDVLQTAAARLKDALAAYPGVSDIADTYAPGKRELKLRLTPEALTLGLTEEDLGRQVRAAFHGSEALRLQRGRNEVRVMVRYPEEDRRNLWDFEQMRIRTPDGGELPLNRAAFVSEGRGYSQINRSDRKRVINVSADVDEKRANANQILGDLQAGFLPQLRAEFPGLSFDLEGEEKERRDSVGSMRQGFILALFGIYALLAIPFRSYSQPLLIMTAIPFGAVGAILGHLIMGYDLTILSLFGIVALSGVVVNASLLLIDRINRGRRDGSTLEEAVIDGSLRRFRPILLTSLTTFFGLAPMILETSLQAQFLIPMAISLGFGVLFSTAITLVLLPCLYLVLEDLRGLLGLRPDHGDHQSELDSLHP